The DNA segment ATTTTGGCCGGGTGGATGCAGAAGCCGATCCTCACGATATGGAAGGTCTAGCCGAAGCCTGCAATCGAGCAATGCGGAAGAAACTTTGAATTCATCCTATAATCGGGCTGACTTACAGTCAAGACAGCTAAATCATCCTGAAGCTAGTACTGAGGGTCAAAGGTGTTGACGCGCACTCGATTACCACAGAACCTATGAGATAGATTGGGGGGTCATACGTAATTCGGAGGTCGTAATCTCATATGCATCAAGCTGCAAACCAGCCTGGCAGTCTACAGCGCACGGGGTTGCGAAGTAGCTGCAAAATGGTACACGATCGATAGGGTATCTCTGCAGGATGACAACTCTATCGCGATCAACGTTGAATTAGTAACACAAACTTCTGCTAATTCAGCCGTTGATTTCTACCAAATCACGAAAACGATCAAGGTTGGCTTGGAGCTCTTTCGTCACAATTCCCCCTAAGATGCTAGGCTCCATTAGTGGCGCTAGAACCCCTGGCAATTCGTAACTGACGCTGAGCTTCACCATCGTACGCTCTAGCGACTGTGGGTAAAAGCGTACAGCGCCCTTTGTAGGAAGGCCGTTCACAGATTCCCAATGAAGCTGTTGCGCTTCGACTCGCTGAGTAATGCGGGCTTTCCAAGTGAAGCGAAACCCCTGAGCTGCAAGCGTCCAATCTGTAAGATCAGGGTCGTCATCCAGCATTCTCACTGATTCAATCCAACGCATCCATTTCGGCATAGCTTCAAGATCACTCCAAACAGCCCAAGCCTTGTCGGCATAAGCTTGAACCTCTGTGGTCACCGTGTTTTCTAGCCAGCGTCCCATCGTTAGGCCACCG comes from the Synechococcus sp. M16CYN genome and includes:
- a CDS encoding SRPBCC family protein, producing MGRWLENTVTTEVQAYADKAWAVWSDLEAMPKWMRWIESVRMLDDDPDLTDWTLAAQGFRFTWKARITQRVEAQQLHWESVNGLPTKGAVRFYPQSLERTMVKLSVSYELPGVLAPLMEPSILGGIVTKELQANLDRFRDLVEING